In Pseudomonas rhizosphaerae, one DNA window encodes the following:
- a CDS encoding aromatic ring-hydroxylating oxygenase subunit alpha, which translates to MTSKNLIPVQSLTNVLNPIEHAHGLTNEFYTEQKFFQLDRDELMGKGWTCIGFATDLPQKSYVKPVDFMGLPLLMMRNREGELRVFHNVCSHRGVKLIQEAGPIQGVIRCPYHSWTYDLNGALRGTPHVGGIDVHKDDRFNCEKHGLKPLRSAIFMDMVLVNLSGDATPLEEVLVPLKERWTQFLGTDGLSLIRKEADGGSMALEVECNWKLAVENFCEAYHLPWVHPSLNTYSRLEDHYNILFDQFAGQGSYAYNLSTVAGTTLPIFPSWPTDRTKNAEYVAFFPNTLIGIQADHVFAMMLQPISPSRTIEHLRVYYIGDEALGEKYDASRNAIMESWKVVFAEDIASVEGMQKGRSSPGYSGGVFSPEMDLPTHYFHRWAAEKLLQTEQA; encoded by the coding sequence ATGACATCCAAAAACCTGATTCCTGTTCAGAGTCTTACAAACGTCCTGAATCCGATTGAGCACGCTCATGGCTTGACAAATGAATTCTATACCGAGCAGAAATTCTTTCAGCTGGATCGCGATGAGTTGATGGGCAAAGGTTGGACTTGCATCGGTTTCGCGACTGACCTGCCACAAAAATCCTATGTGAAGCCTGTTGATTTCATGGGGCTTCCGTTGCTGATGATGCGCAACAGAGAGGGAGAACTCAGAGTATTCCACAACGTCTGCAGTCATCGTGGAGTGAAGCTAATACAGGAAGCCGGCCCTATTCAGGGTGTTATTCGCTGCCCTTACCACTCCTGGACTTATGACCTCAATGGTGCTCTTAGGGGCACACCGCACGTTGGAGGTATCGACGTTCACAAAGATGACCGATTTAATTGCGAGAAGCATGGTCTGAAGCCTTTGCGTAGCGCTATTTTCATGGATATGGTTCTGGTGAATCTGTCTGGAGACGCAACCCCTCTCGAAGAAGTATTGGTTCCGCTGAAAGAGCGCTGGACTCAGTTTCTCGGGACTGATGGCCTTTCCCTAATCAGGAAGGAGGCCGATGGGGGGTCGATGGCGCTAGAGGTCGAGTGCAATTGGAAACTGGCGGTTGAGAACTTCTGCGAGGCATATCACCTGCCGTGGGTTCACCCAAGCCTGAACACCTATTCTCGGCTGGAAGACCATTACAACATCCTTTTCGACCAGTTCGCAGGCCAGGGAAGCTATGCCTATAACCTGTCCACTGTGGCGGGTACAACCCTGCCAATCTTCCCGAGTTGGCCAACTGACCGGACGAAAAACGCTGAGTACGTTGCGTTTTTCCCTAATACGCTGATCGGCATCCAAGCTGACCACGTTTTCGCAATGATGCTTCAACCCATTTCCCCAAGTCGCACCATCGAACACCTGCGCGTGTACTACATCGGCGACGAGGCATTAGGTGAAAAGTATGACGCATCGCGCAACGCAATTATGGAGTCCTGGAAGGTCGTGTTTGCTGAGGACATCGCCTCAGTAGAGGGCATGCAGAAAGGCCGTAGTTCACCAGGCTACAGCGGTGGTGTGTTCTCACCTGAAATGGATTTGCCAACACACTATTTCCACCGCTGGGCTGCTGAAAAGCTCCTCCAGACAGAGCAGGCTTGA
- a CDS encoding aldehyde dehydrogenase family protein yields MKQRHWLNFIDGKWCDSDARFELLNPATNQSIGTIAKASVSDAAAALAAARRCADSRLLSSVRPAERVKWMTRIAQEIRVLADEGAHVLCAENGKTVPEALDEFLEAARYFEYYGGMADKIEGVSIPLGNGYIDFTVYDPMGVSLQIVPWNFPVSICARALAPALAAGNAVVVKSPELSPLGICVLFEAIERAGLPDGAVNLLCGSGREIGSYLAARREVDQIVFTGSVPTGQTILKLAAENATPCVMELGGKSAALVFPDADLDQLIASVRMGIFFNAGQVCSAMSRLVVHRSIYDTVVSRVEDLATGLSVGNGADGNDLTPVITARQLNHIQQMCQRAQQEGAVLVTGGEALSDSQGNFLRPTIFKDVSPEMNIAQEEVFGPVLVIMPFDDEPEAITIANSTAFGLVAGVFTQDLNKAMRCARLLRSGQVFVNEWYAGGIEVPFGGVGLSGYGRERGQEALYSYVRTKNVAIKVAGE; encoded by the coding sequence ATGAAGCAAAGACATTGGCTAAATTTTATAGATGGCAAGTGGTGCGACAGCGATGCCAGATTCGAGCTGTTGAATCCTGCTACGAATCAAAGCATCGGAACAATCGCAAAAGCTTCGGTTAGCGATGCAGCAGCAGCTCTGGCGGCAGCGCGTCGCTGCGCCGACTCCAGACTCCTGTCTTCGGTACGACCCGCCGAACGAGTTAAGTGGATGACCCGAATTGCCCAGGAGATTCGCGTTCTTGCCGACGAAGGCGCGCATGTCCTGTGCGCTGAGAACGGCAAAACCGTTCCCGAAGCCCTAGACGAATTCCTTGAGGCCGCCAGATATTTTGAGTATTACGGTGGTATGGCAGACAAGATCGAAGGTGTATCCATTCCACTGGGTAATGGATACATAGACTTCACTGTGTACGATCCAATGGGCGTGTCACTGCAAATTGTCCCATGGAACTTCCCGGTCTCTATCTGTGCCAGAGCTCTCGCGCCGGCACTGGCTGCGGGTAATGCAGTCGTAGTGAAGTCACCAGAGCTCTCGCCGCTCGGAATCTGCGTCCTCTTCGAGGCCATTGAGCGTGCAGGTCTTCCTGACGGCGCGGTGAACCTGCTTTGTGGCAGTGGTCGCGAAATCGGATCTTACCTTGCTGCTCGGCGAGAAGTGGATCAGATTGTTTTCACCGGCTCTGTTCCTACCGGACAGACCATCTTGAAACTTGCTGCAGAGAATGCAACTCCCTGCGTGATGGAGCTCGGCGGGAAGTCGGCAGCCCTCGTTTTCCCGGACGCCGATCTTGACCAACTTATAGCCAGTGTACGCATGGGGATCTTCTTCAACGCGGGCCAAGTGTGCTCGGCCATGTCACGATTGGTTGTTCATCGCTCGATCTACGACACTGTCGTCTCTCGCGTTGAAGATCTTGCTACGGGACTTTCTGTTGGGAACGGCGCTGACGGTAACGATCTCACTCCGGTGATCACCGCGAGACAGTTGAATCATATTCAGCAAATGTGCCAGCGTGCTCAGCAAGAAGGGGCAGTACTGGTGACGGGTGGCGAAGCTTTAAGCGACAGCCAGGGCAATTTTCTGCGGCCTACTATTTTCAAAGATGTTTCCCCAGAGATGAATATCGCGCAGGAAGAAGTATTTGGGCCTGTTTTGGTCATCATGCCCTTCGACGACGAGCCTGAAGCCATCACCATCGCGAACAGCACTGCCTTCGGTTTGGTGGCGGGAGTCTTCACTCAGGATCTGAACAAGGCGATGCGGTGTGCGCGTCTTCTGCGTTCAGGCCAAGTGTTTGTCAACGAGTGGTATGCCGGCGGTATCGAGGTGCCTTTCGGTGGCGTGGGACTGTCCGGGTATGGGCGTGAACGTGGCCAGGAAGCGCTATATAGCTATGTTCGAACCAAGAACGTGGCTATCAAGGTCGCAGGTGAGTAA
- a CDS encoding FAD-dependent oxidoreductase, translated as MKKWLCIICGWIYDEAVGWPDDGITPGTRWEDIPDDWVCPECKVGKADFEMLEISDSETAAIVPIIAPIAHAPIQAVVVQTPMPIGSTSVAEPIVIIGSGHAGYGLAQAIRKADPNVEICVLTSESGHRYYKPALSIALAQDKGAARLIDEAPFQIESRLSIRVYPHCLVERIDSKQKRIHTNFGEIGFGKLVIASGASPIRIPLDGSHDAMLSVNTLTDYELFRKKLPSAKSIAILGEGLIGCEFANDLASAGYQVHIIGLGAWPMGRLLPEPAGVHLQEKLSELGVKWSLKTTISSIQKRENDFNIELANGESLIADFVLSAVGLLPNVEFVRESGIECGRGVKVDARLQTSEKDIYAIGDCIEINGQLLPYLAPINEGIKALARTLLGEPTAVHYPLMPITVKTASAPLSLLPPPAGSTGDWYIDSLQDGLVASHKDQTGRVTGFVLLGRQAQKSRTDLLAKCQSLPIG; from the coding sequence ATGAAAAAGTGGCTCTGTATTATCTGCGGCTGGATCTATGATGAGGCGGTAGGCTGGCCTGATGACGGGATCACTCCGGGCACACGTTGGGAAGACATTCCAGATGATTGGGTATGTCCAGAGTGCAAAGTTGGTAAGGCAGATTTTGAGATGCTTGAAATCTCTGACTCGGAAACGGCTGCAATTGTGCCCATTATTGCGCCTATCGCTCATGCACCAATTCAAGCAGTCGTTGTTCAAACTCCTATGCCTATCGGTTCGACTTCGGTTGCAGAACCTATCGTGATTATTGGTAGTGGTCACGCCGGCTATGGACTTGCTCAAGCTATCCGGAAAGCTGATCCGAATGTTGAAATCTGTGTCTTGACCAGTGAGTCCGGCCATAGGTATTACAAACCGGCCTTATCCATCGCTTTGGCACAGGATAAAGGCGCAGCACGGTTGATAGACGAGGCGCCTTTCCAAATTGAGTCGCGACTCTCGATCAGGGTCTACCCACATTGTCTTGTTGAGCGAATCGATTCGAAACAAAAGCGTATCCACACCAACTTCGGTGAGATTGGCTTTGGCAAACTTGTGATTGCGAGTGGTGCCAGCCCCATTCGCATTCCGCTGGACGGTAGCCATGATGCGATGCTCAGCGTGAACACTCTTACTGATTATGAGTTGTTCAGGAAAAAGCTTCCAAGCGCAAAGAGCATTGCCATTCTTGGAGAAGGCTTGATTGGTTGCGAGTTCGCAAACGACCTAGCATCTGCTGGATATCAGGTACATATCATTGGATTAGGTGCGTGGCCTATGGGTCGGCTTCTACCAGAACCAGCCGGAGTTCATCTGCAGGAAAAGCTTTCGGAGCTGGGAGTGAAGTGGAGCCTAAAGACAACCATCTCTAGCATCCAGAAGCGAGAGAACGATTTCAACATCGAGCTAGCGAATGGCGAATCTTTGATCGCCGACTTCGTACTGTCCGCTGTCGGTTTACTTCCGAATGTCGAATTCGTACGTGAAAGCGGCATTGAGTGTGGTCGTGGCGTCAAGGTAGATGCTCGGCTCCAGACGTCGGAAAAAGACATCTATGCCATTGGTGATTGCATTGAAATCAATGGGCAACTGCTTCCATACCTTGCGCCAATTAACGAGGGTATAAAAGCTCTTGCACGCACACTCTTGGGTGAGCCAACAGCCGTCCACTACCCACTGATGCCTATTACCGTGAAGACGGCGTCTGCTCCATTGTCTCTTCTTCCGCCACCTGCCGGCAGCACGGGTGACTGGTATATCGACTCCCTTCAGGATGGTCTAGTGGCCAGCCATAAGGATCAGACGGGCCGAGTTACCGGGTTTGTGTTGCTTGGACGTCAAGCCCAGAAGAGCAGGACAGATTTGCTCGCAAAATGTCAATCATTGCCTATCGGGTGA
- a CDS encoding NAD(P)/FAD-dependent oxidoreductase has product MNNQAINLPNDDSDCGWYDILPKPTPSKVLKGEQRADYVVVGAGFAGLAAARRLAELKPEATIFLVDAQRVGYGASGRNSGFVIDLPHKMALEHPDPNFKQALLRLNRSAISKLEGLIKTHDIDCQWSHAGKYQGAVGERGVAYLENFVSLMRNLGEPFEMVERDRLQKVLGTSHYTQAVFTPGCYLMQPAALVRGLGDSLPSNVQLFENSPVTGLRKGSSGNWVIELAGASVQTKNLLLTTSIFTQEFGYLKNRLLPVMTFASWTRPLTQAEMDATGITEDWGLTPADHAGTTVRMTKDRRLIIRNSYQHVPKYGQSVNDDLRDKVRAKHRVSMLLRYPHLANVPFTHTWGGSYAISRNFTNFFGKLDEGVYASACDNGVGAAWGTIGGTLLADSVVGSDSSLLNDIRHVSGMPSLNPPEPFLGMGVRTRIRWAAWNSRSEL; this is encoded by the coding sequence ATGAATAATCAAGCCATTAATTTACCCAACGATGACAGCGACTGTGGTTGGTATGACATTCTTCCTAAGCCCACCCCTTCAAAAGTCTTGAAAGGTGAGCAGCGCGCGGACTATGTCGTGGTCGGCGCCGGTTTTGCCGGTCTTGCTGCTGCGCGACGTCTGGCAGAGTTGAAGCCAGAGGCAACGATTTTCCTAGTGGACGCTCAGCGAGTCGGATATGGGGCATCAGGCCGTAACTCTGGCTTCGTAATAGACCTTCCGCACAAGATGGCGCTGGAACATCCGGATCCGAATTTCAAACAGGCTCTGTTGCGGCTTAATCGTTCCGCGATTTCCAAGCTGGAAGGCCTGATCAAAACTCACGACATCGACTGCCAATGGTCTCACGCCGGTAAATACCAGGGCGCTGTTGGAGAGCGTGGCGTAGCTTATCTCGAGAATTTTGTCTCGCTCATGCGAAATCTGGGGGAGCCTTTTGAGATGGTCGAGCGGGATCGTCTGCAAAAAGTACTAGGCACCTCGCACTACACCCAGGCTGTCTTCACTCCCGGCTGCTACCTCATGCAGCCAGCTGCACTTGTGCGTGGATTAGGCGACTCACTGCCGAGTAACGTTCAGCTGTTCGAAAATTCCCCTGTTACCGGTCTGCGTAAAGGCAGCAGCGGAAACTGGGTTATCGAGCTGGCGGGCGCATCAGTACAGACGAAAAATCTACTCCTGACGACGAGCATCTTCACTCAAGAGTTTGGTTACCTCAAAAACCGCCTTCTGCCTGTGATGACGTTTGCGAGCTGGACTCGCCCTCTCACACAAGCGGAAATGGACGCCACAGGCATTACTGAAGATTGGGGGCTTACTCCGGCAGATCACGCCGGTACCACGGTTCGCATGACCAAGGATCGTCGCCTGATCATTCGAAACTCGTATCAGCACGTTCCAAAGTACGGTCAGAGTGTGAACGATGATCTGAGAGACAAGGTGCGCGCCAAACACCGAGTTTCCATGCTGCTTCGCTACCCACATCTAGCGAATGTTCCATTCACTCACACTTGGGGTGGGTCGTATGCTATCTCCCGGAACTTCACCAATTTTTTCGGGAAGTTAGATGAAGGCGTGTATGCGTCCGCATGTGACAACGGCGTTGGTGCTGCCTGGGGCACCATCGGCGGCACGTTACTGGCTGATAGCGTGGTCGGATCGGACTCATCGCTCTTGAACGATATTCGACATGTGAGCGGCATGCCTTCTCTGAACCCTCCCGAGCCGTTTCTGGGTATGGGTGTCCGCACGCGAATCCGTTGGGCAGCATGGAACAGCCGGAGCGAGCTATGA
- a CDS encoding ethanolamine utilization protein EutQ codes for MKSTTGRTPVYVVNHKDLEFIHRGGPPGSASVVRALSDDISPNLGVGFGKWEGAEVSWTVLYDEVIFVFEGCFTLRANGQTYEVHPGQLLWIPEHTVLEYSGYATFGYVVYPGDWKRKNSL; via the coding sequence ATGAAGTCCACCACAGGCAGAACTCCGGTATATGTGGTTAATCACAAGGATCTTGAGTTCATCCATCGTGGTGGCCCACCCGGCAGTGCAAGTGTCGTCCGAGCGCTCTCTGACGATATCTCTCCGAACCTGGGTGTGGGATTTGGTAAGTGGGAAGGTGCCGAGGTTTCCTGGACTGTTCTTTATGACGAGGTGATCTTTGTCTTCGAAGGGTGTTTCACATTGAGGGCAAACGGTCAGACCTATGAAGTGCATCCTGGCCAGCTTCTCTGGATCCCCGAACATACCGTTCTTGAATACTCTGGCTATGCGACCTTCGGTTACGTTGTTTATCCGGGCGATTGGAAACGAAAAAATTCGCTTTAA